From Elephas maximus indicus isolate mEleMax1 chromosome 1, mEleMax1 primary haplotype, whole genome shotgun sequence, a single genomic window includes:
- the LOC126078172 gene encoding MHC class I polypeptide-related sequence A-like, with protein sequence MVCLRSLRYDITVVSQDGSVQTRFFAEEYFDGKLFLQYDSEKDIRMELRMTLFDIMKLQDQKRGLDSLQETLGCEIQEDDGPGGFWNYCYGKEHFLCCHLETKRWTVPLSSVQTLALEMRKTWDVDRDKHKYYGHHVEGDICKRLRSYLDLGRDFMGRTENHTDPASGWGTPEQGLPGVWECPVQWKWDLRDLGVHKFSSRGGAEVQLPRGRQREEHDTPCEPCVSSPHEETKKKTHDPGPLVGP encoded by the exons atg GTCTGTCTTCGCAGTCTTCGTTATGACATTACGGTGGTCTCCCAGGATGGATCTGTGCAAACACGATTCTTTGCTGAGGAATATTTTGATGGAAAGTTATTCCTGCAGTATGACAGTGAAAAAG ACATACGTATGGAGCTCAGAATGACCCTGTTCGACATCATGAAGCTGCAGGATCAGAAAAGAG GCTTGGATTCCCTCCAGGAGACCCTGGGCTGTGAGATCCAGGAAGATGATGGCCCCGGGGGCTTCTGGAATTACTGCTATGGCAAGGAGCATTTCCTCTGCTGTCACCTGGAGACCAAGAGATGGACAGTGCCCCTGTCCTCGGTGCAGACGTTGGCAttggaaatgaggaagacctgGGATGTAGATAGGGATAAACACAAATATTACGGTCACCATGTGGAGGGAGATATTTGTAAAAGGCTGCGGAGCTACCTGGACTTGGGGAGAGACTTCATGGGGAGAACAG AAAATCACACTGACCCAGCTTCAGGATGGGGAACCCCTGAGCAAGGACTCCCAGGAGTCTGGGAGTGTCCTGTCCAGTGGAAATGGGACCTACGTGATCTGGGTGTCCACAAGTTTTCCTCAAGGGGAGGAGCAGAGGTACAGCTGCCACGTGGAAGACAGCGGGAAGAACATGACACACCCTGTGAGCCATG TGTCtccagtcctcatgaggaaaccaagaaaaaaactcACGATCCAGGTCCACTGGTTGGCCCCTGA